The following coding sequences lie in one Streptomyces sp. NBC_00510 genomic window:
- a CDS encoding LCP family protein gives MTDSRVRDLGWDDSLYDDHPRDGAPQRGTDAARAPHTDPGRGGGQPGGRPDGQPGARPPQRRRRRVVRWIAVTLAVLILGTAGAGYAYYEHLSHNLRKGKRNSGDSDVAKAPTNALNILLLGADGRNSAENLKLGGARYTKDEPPRADVIMLLHVSADRSNMSVVSIPRDTRVPIPKCTDPKTGKKFAATTHAIINESLARGGPGCTLATVQNLTKVYIDHWMMIDFAGVVKMADAVGGVEVCVKQPVWDHPTPQQPGGSGLKLKAGSQKITGKKALQWLRTRHAFESDLGRAKAQHMYMNSMVRELRSQNVFTDGGRLRGLAEAATNALQVSEEIGTPKKLFDLGMQLKSVPSNRITMLTMPPVTDTENDQHYMPDPVAAPKVWSRLVHDLPFDDKGKKKAKKEPTGPAARPAADIPVSVVNGTAGDATGTPVNGRARALATALTQGGFGKAAAATAPQPSAATVIEYPASGGAQGRSDALAVAKVFKLPSGVVKESSHVASVTLVVGADWREGTVFQGAADDDGSLPTSAGALNGANDSACMDVYRPYRWDPGLG, from the coding sequence ATGACGGACAGTCGTGTGCGCGATCTCGGCTGGGACGACAGCCTCTACGACGACCACCCGCGGGACGGGGCGCCGCAGCGGGGCACGGACGCGGCGCGGGCCCCGCACACGGACCCGGGGCGCGGCGGCGGACAGCCGGGCGGAAGGCCGGACGGACAGCCGGGCGCACGGCCGCCGCAGCGCCGCAGACGCCGGGTCGTCCGGTGGATCGCGGTCACCCTCGCGGTGCTCATACTCGGGACGGCGGGGGCCGGTTACGCGTACTACGAGCACCTCAGCCACAACCTCCGCAAGGGGAAGCGAAACAGCGGCGACAGCGACGTGGCCAAGGCGCCGACGAACGCGCTGAACATCCTGCTGCTGGGCGCCGACGGCCGTAACTCCGCGGAGAACCTCAAGCTCGGCGGCGCCAGGTACACCAAGGACGAACCGCCCCGCGCGGACGTGATCATGCTGCTGCACGTCTCCGCCGACCGCAGCAACATGTCCGTGGTGAGCATCCCGCGCGACACCCGGGTGCCGATCCCGAAGTGCACCGACCCCAAGACGGGCAAGAAGTTCGCCGCCACCACGCACGCGATCATCAACGAGAGCCTGGCGCGCGGCGGCCCCGGCTGCACGCTCGCCACCGTGCAGAACCTCACCAAGGTCTACATCGACCACTGGATGATGATCGACTTCGCGGGTGTGGTGAAGATGGCCGACGCGGTCGGCGGCGTCGAGGTCTGCGTGAAGCAGCCGGTGTGGGACCACCCGACCCCGCAGCAGCCGGGCGGCTCCGGGCTGAAGCTCAAGGCGGGCTCGCAGAAGATCACCGGCAAGAAGGCCCTGCAGTGGCTGCGCACCCGGCACGCCTTCGAGAGCGACCTCGGGCGCGCCAAAGCGCAGCACATGTACATGAACTCGATGGTGCGGGAGCTGCGCTCGCAGAACGTCTTCACCGACGGCGGGCGGCTGCGGGGCCTCGCCGAGGCCGCCACCAACGCGCTGCAGGTGTCGGAGGAGATCGGCACCCCGAAGAAGCTCTTCGACCTCGGCATGCAGCTCAAGAGCGTCCCGTCGAACCGGATCACGATGCTGACCATGCCGCCGGTCACGGACACCGAGAACGACCAGCACTACATGCCGGACCCGGTGGCCGCCCCCAAGGTGTGGTCGCGGCTCGTCCACGACCTCCCCTTCGACGACAAGGGGAAGAAGAAGGCGAAGAAGGAGCCCACCGGGCCGGCGGCGCGGCCCGCCGCGGACATCCCGGTCTCGGTCGTCAACGGCACCGCGGGCGACGCCACGGGCACTCCCGTGAACGGCAGGGCGCGCGCCCTGGCCACGGCGCTGACCCAAGGCGGGTTCGGGAAGGCGGCGGCGGCCACCGCACCGCAGCCGTCGGCGGCCACCGTGATCGAGTACCCGGCCTCCGGGGGCGCGCAGGGCCGCTCGGACGCGCTCGCCGTGGCGAAGGTGTTCAAGCTCCCCAGCGGTGTTGTGAAGGAATCCTCACATGTCGCCTCCGTCACACTCGTCGTGGGTGCGGACTGGCGGGAGGGGACGGTCTTCCAGGGTGCCGCCGACGACGACGGATCGCTGCCCACGAGCGCCGGGGCCCTGAACGGAGCGAATGATTCAGCCTGCATGGACGTGTACAGGCCATATCGCTGGGATCCCGGTTTGGGGTAA
- a CDS encoding LCP family protein: MNAWPDGWSDDRNQRQQQVSEPPLPPELSPRRAAAAPGSVPRQQAYGSGVPGHAGPHAGHDGYGGGSYGPPSTGGRTSPPGSRKPRVKTILIGLVVVVAAWSIGTYFWADGKVRREVDLGTVIDRPETGEGTNYLIVGSDSREGLSGEQKKQLHTGSAEGKRTDSMMILHVGDNGNSLISLPRDSYVTIPEFKGSESGKTFASRGQNKLNAAYSIDGPTLLVRTVEYNTGLHIDHYAEIGFAGFAGLVDAVGGVELDIPRDIDDKNSGLHIKKGKQTLNGDEALAFVRQRYQEAEGDLGRTKNQQKFLAALAGQTATPSTVLNPFKLYPTMGAGLDTLIVDKDMSLWDLVSMFWAMKSVSGGEGISMNMPTSGSISTNVGSALKWDMPKVKQLVSELKNDDKVTVTPDS; this comes from the coding sequence ATGAACGCATGGCCCGACGGTTGGTCCGACGACAGGAACCAGCGGCAGCAGCAGGTGTCCGAGCCGCCGCTGCCCCCCGAGCTGTCCCCGCGCCGTGCGGCGGCGGCTCCCGGCAGCGTGCCGCGCCAGCAGGCGTACGGCAGCGGCGTCCCCGGTCACGCAGGCCCGCACGCGGGCCACGACGGCTACGGCGGCGGCTCGTACGGCCCGCCGTCCACCGGCGGCCGCACCTCACCGCCCGGCAGCCGCAAGCCGCGGGTGAAGACCATCCTGATCGGTCTGGTCGTCGTGGTCGCCGCCTGGTCGATCGGCACCTACTTCTGGGCGGACGGCAAGGTGCGCCGCGAGGTGGACCTCGGCACGGTCATAGACCGCCCGGAGACCGGCGAGGGCACCAACTACCTCATCGTCGGCTCCGACAGCCGTGAGGGCTTGTCCGGCGAGCAGAAGAAGCAGCTGCACACCGGCTCCGCCGAGGGCAAGCGGACCGACTCGATGATGATCCTGCACGTCGGTGACAACGGGAACTCGCTGATCTCGCTCCCCCGTGACTCCTACGTCACGATCCCCGAGTTCAAGGGTTCCGAGTCCGGCAAGACGTTCGCCTCGCGCGGCCAGAACAAGCTCAACGCCGCCTACTCGATAGACGGACCGACGCTGCTGGTGCGCACGGTCGAGTACAACACGGGCCTGCACATCGACCACTACGCGGAGATCGGCTTCGCCGGCTTCGCGGGCCTCGTCGACGCGGTCGGCGGTGTCGAGTTGGACATCCCCCGCGACATCGACGACAAGAACTCGGGCCTGCACATCAAGAAGGGCAAGCAGACCCTCAACGGCGACGAGGCCCTGGCCTTCGTCCGCCAGCGCTACCAGGAGGCCGAGGGCGACCTGGGCCGCACCAAGAACCAGCAGAAGTTCCTCGCCGCGCTCGCGGGCCAGACGGCCACGCCGAGCACGGTCCTCAACCCCTTCAAGCTCTACCCCACCATGGGCGCGGGCCTGGACACGCTGATCGTCGACAAGGACATGAGCCTGTGGGACCTGGTGTCGATGTTCTGGGCGATGAAGAGCGTCTCCGGCGGTGAGGGCATCTCGATGAACATGCCGACCTCGGGCTCCATCAGCACCAACGTGGGCAGCGCCCTCAAGTGGGACATGCCGAAGGTCAAGCAGCTCGTCTCGGAGCTGAAGAACGACGACAAGGTCACGGTCACGCCCGACTCCTGA
- a CDS encoding DUF1876 domain-containing protein yields the protein MEKTWTIKLSLEEDGSRTACTASLSGDGAPGVVGHGYSRRNPNDEPDMRIGEDVAASRACSNLAHELLEQAAGMIETHTNAPTHLTG from the coding sequence ATGGAGAAGACGTGGACGATCAAGCTGTCGCTGGAGGAGGACGGCAGCCGCACCGCCTGCACCGCCTCGCTCTCCGGGGACGGCGCCCCGGGCGTGGTGGGCCACGGCTATTCGCGGCGCAATCCGAACGACGAACCGGACATGCGCATAGGGGAGGACGTGGCCGCCTCCCGGGCCTGCTCCAACCTGGCACACGAACTGCTGGAACAGGCCGCCGGAATGATCGAGACCCACACCAACGCCCCGACGCACCTCACCGGCTGA
- a CDS encoding LCP family protein, with protein sequence MRHGSIPGGRNAPYDPHEPGWDDSPYGNGHGQPYIPQQPTPHPTVPQQPQRGGYRPEEPQRGGYPPQEPYAPYQPADYDATGYDTGGYGDDGHRADYGAYEDDGGDGASTGTLTATQGDGADDDGHDGSGRRGNRRRKKGKRRALRWVAIVTSVAILGSAGAAYAYYQHLNANIKKDALNLGDSQAAKSKANAAGQTPLNILLLGSDSRASKANQKLGGAKADADRKPLADVQMLLHVSADRSNMTVVSIPRDTRVTIPKCTDPDDGQVYPETTSETINTSLQHGGPGCTVATWEKLTDISIDHFMMIDFAGVVSMADAVGGVPVCVKGNVWDKKSGLKLTKGDHVIKGKQALQWLRTRHGFEDGSDIGRTHAQHMYMNAMVRQLKSSAKLNDPGKLTGLAEAATKALTVDTGLGTVKKLYDLGNDLKGVPTDRITMTTMPWGADPQNPTAHVVPTSAATKLFTLLRNDQAVDGKAAKKKKAATATATAKASPKGEIAVTVQNGTGSTSVPATPGRAGTVTEKLKTLGFTQAESDSTPQSQSGSTITYASDDEQADALAVAKALKLPTGAVKKSSSAEGITLVIGADWTAGSTYPAASSSDTKEVLDSASALNASDDSACMKVNPYNSW encoded by the coding sequence ATGCGCCACGGCAGCATCCCCGGAGGGCGGAACGCCCCCTACGATCCTCACGAACCCGGATGGGACGACTCTCCGTACGGGAACGGTCACGGACAGCCGTACATCCCGCAGCAGCCCACCCCGCACCCGACGGTCCCGCAGCAGCCCCAGCGCGGCGGCTACCGCCCGGAGGAGCCGCAGCGCGGCGGGTACCCACCCCAGGAGCCGTACGCGCCCTACCAGCCGGCGGACTACGACGCCACGGGCTACGACACCGGGGGCTACGGCGACGACGGCCACCGGGCCGACTACGGCGCCTACGAGGACGACGGGGGCGACGGTGCGTCCACCGGCACCCTGACCGCGACGCAGGGCGACGGGGCGGACGACGACGGCCACGACGGCAGCGGCCGCCGCGGCAACCGCCGCCGCAAGAAGGGCAAGAGGCGCGCCCTGCGCTGGGTGGCGATCGTCACGTCGGTGGCGATACTCGGCTCGGCCGGCGCCGCCTACGCGTACTACCAGCACCTCAACGCGAACATCAAGAAGGACGCGCTGAACCTCGGCGACAGCCAGGCCGCCAAGAGCAAGGCCAACGCCGCCGGCCAGACCCCGCTGAACATCCTGCTGCTGGGCTCCGACAGCCGCGCGTCCAAGGCGAACCAGAAGCTCGGCGGCGCCAAGGCCGACGCCGACCGCAAGCCGCTCGCCGACGTCCAGATGCTGCTGCACGTCTCCGCGGACCGCAGCAACATGACCGTGGTCAGCATCCCTCGCGACACCCGGGTCACCATCCCCAAGTGCACCGACCCGGACGACGGGCAGGTCTATCCCGAGACCACGTCGGAGACGATCAACACGAGCCTCCAGCACGGCGGCCCCGGCTGCACCGTGGCCACCTGGGAGAAGCTCACCGACATATCCATCGACCACTTCATGATGATCGACTTCGCCGGCGTGGTGTCCATGGCCGACGCGGTCGGCGGCGTCCCGGTCTGCGTCAAGGGGAACGTCTGGGACAAGAAGTCCGGGCTCAAGCTCACCAAGGGCGACCACGTCATCAAGGGCAAGCAGGCCCTGCAGTGGCTCCGCACCCGGCACGGCTTCGAGGACGGCAGCGACATCGGCCGCACCCACGCCCAGCACATGTACATGAACGCGATGGTCCGCCAGCTGAAGTCCAGCGCGAAGCTCAACGACCCGGGCAAGCTGACGGGCCTGGCGGAGGCCGCCACCAAGGCGCTGACCGTCGACACCGGCCTCGGCACGGTCAAGAAGCTCTACGACCTGGGCAACGACCTCAAGGGCGTTCCCACCGACCGCATCACCATGACGACGATGCCCTGGGGCGCCGACCCGCAGAACCCGACCGCGCACGTCGTGCCGACCTCCGCGGCGACCAAGCTCTTCACGCTGCTCCGCAACGACCAGGCCGTGGACGGCAAGGCCGCGAAGAAGAAGAAGGCGGCCACGGCCACGGCCACCGCGAAGGCCTCGCCCAAGGGCGAGATCGCGGTGACGGTCCAGAACGGCACCGGCAGCACCTCGGTGCCCGCCACCCCCGGCCGGGCGGGCACGGTCACGGAGAAGCTGAAGACCCTGGGCTTCACCCAGGCCGAGTCCGACTCCACGCCGCAGTCGCAGTCCGGCAGCACGATCACCTACGCGAGCGACGACGAGCAGGCCGACGCCCTGGCCGTGGCGAAGGCGCTGAAGCTGCCCACGGGCGCGGTGAAGAAGTCCTCGTCCGCCGAGGGCATCACGCTGGTGATCGGCGCCGACTGGACCGCCGGGTCGACCTACCCGGCGGCCAGCAGCTCCGACACCAAGGAAGTGCTGGACAGCGCGAGCGCGCTCAACGCCTCCGACGACTCGGCGTGCATGAAGGTGAACCCCTACAACAGCTGGTAG
- a CDS encoding glycosyltransferase family 2 protein produces the protein MNAATPHVLPAVSVIMPVLDEERHLRNSVRHILEQDYAGELEVVIALGPSTDRTDEIAAELVREDPRVHTVPNPTGRTPAALNAAIKASRHPVVVRVDGHGMLSPDYIETAVRLLEETGAANVGGIMHAEGENDWERAVAAAMTSKIGVGNAAFHTGGAAAPADTVYLGVFRREVLEQQGGYNEEFIRAQDWELNYRIREAGGLIWFSPELRVSYRPRPSVRALAKQYKDYGRWRRVVTRYHQGSVNLRYLAAPAAVVAIAAGVVVGAAVTPLGFVVPGGYLAAIALGSLPAGRGLSAGARLQIPVALATMHMAWGYGFLTSPRSLARRVIASRRPAVRAAADA, from the coding sequence GTGAACGCTGCGACCCCCCACGTGCTGCCCGCCGTCTCCGTGATCATGCCGGTGCTCGACGAGGAGCGGCACCTGCGCAACTCCGTCCGCCACATCCTCGAACAGGACTACGCGGGCGAGCTCGAGGTCGTCATCGCCCTCGGCCCCTCCACCGACCGCACGGACGAGATCGCGGCGGAGCTGGTGCGGGAGGACCCCCGCGTCCACACGGTGCCCAATCCCACCGGCCGCACCCCCGCCGCCCTGAACGCCGCCATCAAGGCCTCCCGGCACCCCGTCGTGGTGCGGGTCGACGGCCACGGCATGCTCTCGCCCGACTACATCGAGACCGCGGTGCGGCTGCTGGAGGAGACCGGCGCCGCCAACGTCGGCGGCATCATGCACGCCGAGGGCGAGAACGACTGGGAGCGCGCCGTCGCCGCCGCCATGACCTCGAAGATCGGTGTCGGCAACGCGGCCTTCCACACCGGCGGCGCCGCCGCCCCCGCCGACACCGTCTACCTCGGGGTCTTCCGCCGTGAGGTGCTGGAGCAGCAGGGCGGCTACAACGAGGAGTTCATCCGCGCCCAGGACTGGGAGCTGAACTACCGCATCCGCGAGGCCGGCGGCCTGATCTGGTTCTCGCCCGAGCTGCGCGTCTCGTACCGCCCGCGGCCCAGCGTGCGCGCGCTGGCCAAGCAGTACAAGGACTACGGGCGCTGGCGCCGCGTCGTCACCCGCTACCACCAGGGCTCGGTCAACCTGCGCTACCTGGCCGCCCCGGCCGCCGTCGTGGCCATCGCGGCGGGTGTGGTGGTCGGCGCCGCGGTCACCCCGCTCGGCTTCGTCGTCCCCGGCGGCTACCTCGCCGCCATCGCGCTGGGCTCGCTCCCGGCCGGCAGGGGCCTGTCCGCCGGCGCACGGCTGCAGATCCCGGTGGCGCTCGCCACGATGCACATGGCGTGGGGCTACGGCTTCCTGACCAGCCCGCGCTCGCTCGCCCGGCGGGTCATCGCCAGCCGCCGCCCGGCGGTGCGGGCGGCGGCCGACGCGTGA
- a CDS encoding LCP family protein: MTTTDPVGHEETAVPETERDAAPGKTAEPARRRRSRTRRVLLGALVLLAVGVLGVAGTLWWTVDHYTGKVDRIPNVFPTKVPESEQPPAAKGGETFLLVGVDARSELPTTGRDAKAPEWKRGAQRSDTMMLVHLPADRKHAYVVSLPRDSWVTIPGNGKAKLNAAFSWGGPPLLIDTVQRLTDVKVDHLAVIDWSGFKTLTDDIGGVDLDGKHMNGEEALAYVRWRYDLPRGDLDRTHRQQAFLRAVIAKTLTKDSMSNPLKAKELLDRVTGVVSVDDRLSDGDLRDLMWSMRGVREGDMVFMNAPVGGLDMIKGQSVVLLDESGTARLWEAMRNDTMSEYVANHSLDRLGSSTP, translated from the coding sequence ATGACGACGACGGATCCGGTGGGCCACGAGGAGACGGCGGTCCCGGAAACGGAGCGGGATGCGGCACCGGGGAAGACGGCGGAGCCGGCCCGCAGGAGGCGCAGTCGCACCCGGAGGGTGCTGCTGGGCGCGCTGGTCCTGCTGGCCGTGGGGGTGCTCGGGGTGGCCGGGACGCTGTGGTGGACGGTGGACCACTACACCGGCAAGGTGGACCGCATCCCCAACGTGTTCCCGACGAAGGTGCCGGAGAGCGAGCAGCCGCCGGCCGCCAAGGGCGGTGAAACGTTCCTCCTGGTCGGTGTGGACGCCCGCTCCGAGCTGCCGACCACCGGCCGGGACGCCAAGGCGCCGGAGTGGAAGCGCGGCGCCCAGCGCAGCGACACGATGATGCTGGTGCACCTGCCGGCCGACCGCAAGCACGCGTACGTGGTCTCGCTGCCCCGTGACAGCTGGGTCACGATCCCGGGGAACGGCAAGGCCAAGTTGAACGCCGCCTTCTCCTGGGGCGGCCCGCCGCTGCTGATCGACACCGTGCAGCGGCTCACCGACGTGAAGGTCGACCACCTCGCCGTCATCGACTGGAGCGGCTTCAAGACCCTCACCGACGACATCGGCGGCGTGGACCTGGACGGGAAGCACATGAACGGCGAGGAGGCCCTGGCGTATGTCCGCTGGCGCTACGACCTGCCGCGCGGTGACCTGGACCGCACCCACCGCCAGCAGGCCTTCCTGCGCGCGGTGATCGCCAAGACGCTGACCAAGGACTCCATGAGCAACCCGCTGAAGGCGAAGGAGCTGCTGGACCGGGTCACCGGTGTGGTCAGCGTCGACGACCGGCTCTCCGACGGGGACCTGCGCGACCTGATGTGGAGCATGCGCGGGGTGCGCGAGGGCGACATGGTCTTCATGAACGCCCCGGTCGGCGGGCTCGACATGATCAAGGGCCAGTCGGTGGTGCTGCTCGACGAGAGCGGCACCGCGCGGCTGTGGGAGGCCATGCGCAACGACACCATGTCCGAGTACGTGGCGAACCACTCCCTCGACCGCCTGGGCTCCTCCACCCCGTGA
- a CDS encoding LCP family protein: MTVARRRQQPIAAARRARKRSPVRRGMRVLGAVSLGILTASGIGHAVLGHMDDRLARVDAFAGMKNRPNPTKGTNFLLVGTDVRRGLTAAQRTALRLGGEPCDCTDTMMLAHLSRDGRRVSVVALPRDSYAELPRPGKLKWAWGVGGPSLAVSTVEKMTGIKVDHYAEFDFGSFMKTVDRIGGVDLCFAQPLRDPLTGLDLPAGTVRADGGTALRYVRSGHFPGSPDLPRMQNQQRFLAALVRRVTDIGLLQNPVKLDQVARAALGSVRADRQTKPDDLIALATGLRGGFGARSVEFASVPVDATPFRVQGVGTTLRWDVKGAGRIFDALREDRPLTGPDGGPLATPSPSAPEPEQVDVPPKSIRVQVNNGTTVNGLGARVDKELRRLGFRTTGAPGNTVRHDAEYTVIHYDPGWDRSAKALGTALPYAELRAVSGLGSTLRITVGADYDGVTPVRAGEPDPPAAPPVELPPARGDRVACG, translated from the coding sequence ATGACCGTCGCTCGTCGCCGTCAGCAGCCCATCGCAGCCGCCCGCCGGGCCCGGAAGCGGTCGCCCGTGCGCCGCGGGATGCGCGTCCTCGGCGCCGTCTCGCTGGGCATCCTGACCGCCAGCGGGATCGGGCACGCCGTCCTGGGGCACATGGACGACCGCCTGGCGCGGGTGGACGCCTTCGCCGGGATGAAGAACCGGCCCAACCCCACCAAGGGCACCAACTTCCTGCTGGTCGGCACCGACGTGCGCCGCGGGCTGACCGCGGCGCAGCGCACCGCGCTGCGCCTGGGCGGGGAGCCCTGCGACTGCACCGACACGATGATGCTGGCGCACCTGTCGCGGGACGGCAGGCGGGTCAGCGTGGTCGCCCTGCCGCGGGACTCGTACGCGGAGCTGCCCCGCCCCGGCAAGCTGAAGTGGGCCTGGGGGGTGGGCGGCCCTTCGCTCGCCGTCAGCACGGTCGAGAAGATGACCGGGATCAAGGTCGACCACTACGCCGAGTTCGACTTCGGCTCCTTCATGAAGACCGTCGACAGGATCGGCGGCGTCGACCTCTGCTTCGCCCAGCCGCTGCGGGACCCCCTGACCGGCCTCGACCTGCCCGCCGGAACGGTCCGCGCGGACGGCGGCACGGCGCTGCGGTACGTGCGCTCCGGCCACTTCCCCGGCAGCCCCGACCTCCCGCGGATGCAGAACCAGCAGCGGTTCCTGGCCGCCCTGGTCCGCCGGGTCACCGACATCGGGCTGCTGCAGAACCCCGTCAAGCTCGACCAGGTGGCCCGGGCCGCGCTGGGCTCGGTGCGCGCGGACCGGCAGACCAAGCCGGACGACCTGATCGCGCTCGCCACGGGGCTGCGGGGCGGCTTCGGGGCGCGCTCGGTGGAGTTCGCGTCGGTGCCGGTGGACGCCACGCCGTTCCGGGTGCAGGGGGTGGGCACGACCCTGCGCTGGGACGTGAAGGGCGCCGGGCGGATCTTCGACGCGCTGCGCGAGGACCGCCCGCTGACCGGCCCGGACGGCGGCCCCCTGGCCACGCCCAGCCCCTCGGCACCCGAGCCGGAGCAGGTCGACGTGCCGCCCAAGTCGATCCGCGTCCAGGTCAACAACGGGACGACGGTCAACGGACTGGGGGCGCGCGTGGACAAGGAACTGCGCCGCCTGGGCTTCCGCACCACCGGTGCGCCCGGCAACACCGTCCGGCACGACGCGGAGTACACGGTCATCCACTACGACCCGGGCTGGGACCGCTCCGCCAAGGCCCTGGGGACGGCCCTGCCGTACGCCGAGCTGCGAGCGGTCTCCGGGCTGGGGTCGACGCTGCGGATCACCGTGGGCGCGGACTACGACGGCGTGACCCCGGTGCGGGCCGGTGAGCCGGACCCGCCCGCGGCGCCGCCGGTGGAGCTCCCGCCCGCGCGCGGCGACCGCGTCGCGTGCGGCTGA
- a CDS encoding acyl-CoA thioesterase, which produces MFEEPPPHPVPFKPTSASRITLAHIMTHHDTNLLGTVHGGVVMKLVDDAAGAVAGRHSEGPAVTGAMDEMAFLEPVRVGDLLKVQAQVNWTGRSSMEVGVRVLAERWNESGPATQVASAYLVFVAVDAEGAPRPVPQIEPETDRDRRRLQEAQIRRTHRLARRRAIMELREKRAAEGFED; this is translated from the coding sequence ATGTTCGAGGAGCCACCCCCGCACCCTGTCCCGTTCAAGCCCACGTCCGCCTCGCGGATCACGCTGGCGCACATCATGACCCACCACGACACGAACCTGCTGGGCACCGTGCACGGCGGCGTGGTCATGAAGCTCGTGGACGACGCGGCGGGCGCCGTCGCCGGACGGCACTCCGAGGGGCCCGCGGTGACCGGCGCCATGGACGAGATGGCCTTCCTGGAGCCGGTGCGGGTCGGCGACCTGCTCAAGGTGCAGGCCCAGGTCAACTGGACCGGGCGGAGTTCCATGGAGGTCGGCGTGCGCGTGCTGGCCGAACGCTGGAACGAGTCCGGCCCGGCGACCCAGGTGGCCAGCGCCTACCTGGTCTTCGTGGCCGTGGACGCCGAGGGCGCGCCGCGTCCGGTGCCCCAGATCGAGCCCGAGACCGACCGGGACCGGCGCCGTCTGCAGGAGGCGCAGATCCGCCGCACGCACCGGCTGGCCCGCCGCCGGGCGATCATGGAGCTGCGCGAGAAGCGCGCCGCCGAGGGCTTCGAGGACTGA